The sequence CACGTCAAGTATTGTCCCAAAAATGCTCATTAATTTCTTGTCAGTGAGAAAAAGCATATCCTTTAATGGTTGTGCCAGCCAGATGTTCATTCATCTCTCTCTAGGAGGGACGGAGTGCTATCTCTTGTTGTCAATGGCCTATGACCGGTATGTGGCTATATGTAAACCCTTACATTACACTAATATTATGCATCCTGCCTTGTGCATTAAGATAGCAGCTGGTTCCTGGGTTGGAGGTGTAATAAACTCTTTTGTACACACCGTACTTGCACTGCAATTGCCCTTTTGTGGTCCCAATGTAATAAATCACTTCTTCTGTGAGGTTCCTTCAGTACTGGAGTTGGCCTGTGCAGATACATCTGTTAATAAGACCGTCATTTTCTTCTTTGCTATGTTGGTGGTGATGGGTCCATTTTTCCTTATCCTCATTACATATGGAAATATCGTATCCAGCATACTGAAGATAAGCACATCTGTAGGGCGAAAGAAGGCCTTCTCAACTTGTGCGTCACATATTATAGTTGTATCCCTGTTTTATGGCaccatcatatttatgtatatgagacCAGGATCAACCCATGTAGCGAACCAAGACAAGATGGCCACTTTGTTCTACAGTGTTATAACCCCAATGCTGAATCCGTTGATATACACTTTGAGGAACAAAGATGTGATAGGAGCATTTATGGACTTGACAAGAAAAACAATTGTGTTAGATAAAGGATATGGACATTAATATTTCAAACAATGTCACaaatttactaatgtgagtgcgCTTAGAATTTGTTGAGTTGTGCACCACAAGTTGGCACATGGTACATGCACCAAATTTGTCATACAGTTGCGCAAAATTGTGCTCGGTTTTACACCATGGTCCACTTTCTGGTTAGTTCATCGATGTGTTTGCAGTATGATATTCTGtggcattttctatatttcataaggtatgaccAAGTCTTTTGGGCAGTCCATATAGaggttaaaatggctgctgatggagagtcatgtgaacaggcaaatcacctccatatgatgtctcctcctttcaaatagactgcacctgccatctgcacttgcactgTTGGTACTTTAGTGCAGGTCCAGTGGATTAGAATGGAGGAGACTGAccgtccatcagcagccatcttgtggacaggacctctatgtggacagcacagaagatttgccaaACAAGGGGGCATGTCTTATGAAATATAGCGAAtggcacagaatataaacaaaagCTATATCAGTGTCATTTAGTCATCATACACATTGATCACaaatagccagaaagtggccgacCACTTTAAAGATAACTTTTGTGCAAACTTTTTCAAATCCTACTTTGCACCTTCTTTTGTTGCCGTCTTAGAGATTCTGCCACGAAAACTGCTAGTGTCATTCCAGCCTATTACTTTCTTCACCAGGTACATTGTTCAGAGATGAGAAAACATCTTGTCGCTATCTTCTAGGAAGATTTCCTGTCTTACCTGTTAATATCCATATTCAGATTATCTTGACAAAGAGGCCACTACATTGGATAgggatatatagatatagtatGCAACAAATGCCTTGTCAATTAAGACTACTTATTATTATTGGCCAATAATCATCATTTTTAATTCATACTGGATTATGTGAAGATAGAAAATAAACATGTCTACTGGTCAGTAGTCATCACCCTCACAGTGAACTCAATAACATGTGTAAATTGTAACTGCTTAatcgggttgtgtcacttcagcaaatgacatttatcatgtagataaagttactacaagacacttcctaatgtattgtgattgtccatattgcctcctttgcctgCTTCATTTTTCCATGACATTGTACACTGCTTATTTCCAGAGGTTATGGCCACTTCTGCAGCACAGATACCAGATGCCAGGATGGGAGCTGCTGTGTATACATGCCTGTGCGCACTCCTACTGTCCCAGGCCACCACAGGgtctggcattttttcccatagtgtgcaagcacggccattaCTGAAGGATTAaagggtggtcataactcctgaccatgagcagtgtataatgtgatggaaaattagCCCGTCAGAATTTAGCTAAACATAAAGGGGCGAATTTATCAATTCCCATATGCCTTTTTTGGCATTAAAAAATGTTATTTCAACTTTTTTAGTTGTACCTGGCATTTTTATGTATAACTCGCCGGTTTCCAAACAGGGAGCATGGCAAGGGCATAGTGTGGACAGGGCACATTTATCATTTATATAAAAAATTGTGCCTCGTCATAGATTACATGCCTCCTCCAGCTGCATAGCAAATGCTggttatgataaatcagggccaaatGAGATTCACCCACCTATTAGGTAAGCACTCATTTGAATGGACATACATACATGCAACCTATAGAGGGATAATTATAAgcgaatatatataatatttactgTAAGTGATCTTattgaaactgaaaaaatatcTGTAGTGGGCCACAAGCAGTGGTATTGGTCTATGCAGTCATCTGCTAGTTGTGTTCTAACAACTTAGATACAAATAATCAAGCAGAGGAAAGCCAAACTTTTTGGACCCATTTAAATGCTGCATATTTGACTTAATCATATAAATTAGTGGTTACGGAGACACAGGAAAGGTCTACATGTTTGTATCATCTACAGGAGGCTTTAAGGGGTTCTCTCAGGGTGACAAACCATTTCCATATGACCTATTAGGACATAAAGAACTTACAGAGAGGAGTCCCAGGACACACCTTTGTGAGCCAGAGCAGATGAGATCAAAGATCAGAAGAACTGTGCCCATCCATGTATTACACGAGTAAGCATTCATTTACCATAAATGGTTAGCAAGCAGTACTAGATCTCTGCAAGTAAATGTAAAGCCAGGTCCCTCATCTGCTATTGTCACCGAGGTTTCTGAAGCCAGACCTGGAGCTGAAAAATGAGGAAGGCTTGTCATGGGAAGTCAACCCCTGTAACTAGCAGTGCGCGTAAAAGCAAGGAATAACTTATTGACTGGTAAAAATTGCAATTGTACAGTTTCTTTACAGAAGACAGATacaatgtgtttttgtttttttttacttgaaaatatacatttttaacgAATTTTCTAAACAAACCATGACAAACAAACCAACAACATTATGTGTTCAGTAAAGACAGGGAATTTTCACTACTCAAAGCAaacatatagggggagatttatcatccctatatgccagaaaactggagaTAAAAAGCTGCAAACCTCTGGTGCACAAGTGGCTTTTTACCGCTACCCTTGCCACTTTCCAAAAAGGGTAGTGGTGCGGGCAGGGTCATTGCCTCTGTCATATTTATCATAATTTATTGCTGGCTCTTTGGTGTAAATGATGACTGAACTCTCTCCTTctaggtgcatggactgccagaggatatccttaattaaaaaaaatatataatttcaactctttattttattttataccgTACATTGAATATAATAACAAATGTCTCAGGTGAACATTACAATGTAAAAAGTACTTTGTATAGATAAGACGCGGCACTCGTGTCTATTTAGACTGTGGTGCTAGTTGTGCTGGCTTCCCAGCCAGAATCAtacattgaaagaaaaaaattgagtgcGGTTGTTTTTTCTTTCAATGTAAAAAGTACAACACGATTGCCGTTATACTAAGTTAGTAATAAGGAGCATTACATGCTTTTGCGACACAGTGCTAATTATTAGCGAATACTTCAATAAACATGAACATAAAAGCCCGTTAGCAATAGGGCCAAAATGTAAAGAAGAAAGTTAAAGAAGAAGGGGTAGGAGGGTATAGGaaatgagggaaggggggggggggtgtttcttgcactacaaaagtgtcaccatTTCTGTCTAATGGAAGCAGTTGGTAATTATGTGAGTCTTGGTGGGGTTAGGCATGCGTAGTCAGTGCAGTTTGGATAGCTTGATCCCGATTTCGGATCCAGGGAGACCAGATTTTTTGATATTTCTCTATAGATCTATTATTCAGGTTAGTTATCTCTTCAAATTGGCAGATTTGATTGACCTTATTCACCCATTCTCGATATGTGGGTGGGTCTTTGCTCAACCAATGCAGGATATCCTTAATTTATGACGAGATgtgcagtcttgataaatcttccccatagtCAAGCATCCATTATCATAGTTAAAAGGTTGAATGCAATTGTATAGCGCACTAACCGTAGAAATAActgtaacaaaaacaaaaaaagaataacATAAATAATAGTAATAAGGGCTACAGAGAAGCGGTACCACCTGCTGTCCAAGATGAAGTGTCAGCAGGCCCCTCCACAAGCTCCAGGAAGGAATGACACTTGTCAAGAACCCATACTCTCACACAGGGGGGAATACATGTGGATCTTGGGCATACAGAATTACCTGACAATTTCTCTTTCTAAATACCATATGGATAGGCAGAAATGTTGTATCTTGTTCTGTATTCTGTTTGGCAATATCTGAATAAAGCTTTCCCATACCTCAAAGAAACCTTGTACCTGGGATTGAGATTTCTAAAATAATTTTATTCCTGAATGTTGGCTATATAATGCCAAATAATACTTCCATACCATGGCCACAAAATAGTACTATTTAGGCTAGTAAAGGGAAAGTCTCAGTTGGTTCATGGTTGGTGGTAAAGTATTACATGCTTAATTCTATGGTCAATCCTTTTAATTTGACACCTCTATTAACCAGGCAGTTGACGATCAGGGTacaagtaagggtgggttcagatcagcgttatgtattccgttatggctttctgttataacatggttataactaaaaataacggaatccataaaacaGAAGTCAAAAAGGAAGCCTCCGTTTTGAGTTCAGTCTTATGGAATccgttgttttccgttataaccatgttataacggaaagccataacggaatacataatgctgatgtgaacccaccctaagaagCCTCCATCAGTGATGTACGTGCCATGGAAAGCATATTACGTGACTGCTATGGGACCTGGGGAGAGGGATGTTGGCACTGAaatccttaaagaggttgtccaggcttttactattgatgacctaccctcaggatagctcatcaatatcatatcagcGGGGGTACGATGCCTGGGACCTCTGACGattagctgtatgaggagacggtgcgcacagtgtgcacgtgccatTTCCCCTCTCTCTTTCGGTTCACCTCTGCTTttccatagacagcagcagtgaacaggaagagagaagagagacggcacgtgcgcactgcgagcgccgtctcctcatacagttgatcaggaagggggggggggtgccgggtgtcatacccccaccgatttgatattgatcacctatcctgagtataggtcatcaatagtaaaatcctggccaacccctttaaattgcccatacacatacaataaTTGTCAGCCGAACAATCTTTGGGCTGCCAGCTATCTCTCCCGTTGCCCTTCCCAGCTTAAGATAAGAtaggatgcctttattgtcactgtacaatacaatgtaatacaatgtacaatacaatgaaatgttgtttggagcaatcctagatgccatggacagaggaacaagaactgacatatatatatagcaagagcaaagtaggaagtgcttatgagtatatatacacactgatcagacaccactgcagacaagagatcatcatgggttcatgaatgcagcagtcactttcagtctgtggtagtttctaggaaggggcaataatctccgagcatttaggagactgattgttttgcTTCTCCATACACATACACGTTTGGCTCAATCCTATGGGGAGAgtggagaaagccactgccagacaaattagtgtttcaGCCAAATTAGTGTTTCAGCCGAACCCACCGTTGTCGGTGGGCTCAGCAGACAaaagtataatgtatatggccATCTTTTTTCTCTTGTCTACATAAATCCACCTTATATTCCTGTAGCTGCCACTAGGGGCATCTCAGTGCAAATAGATTTTTACAGCTGCTATTACAATCAATGGTAACTGCATAAATTCATATacacctcctagtggtggctagaGGCAGTCAGTATGTAAGAGAAAGCACTTCACTcaatttattatttataaaacATATGGTTTATTAATAAAGCACCTGTTCTACTTTTTTAACACACAAGTCGGGTAAAGTGGGTGACACGAAGCATTCGCTTTTCCCCTTaataaaaaaatcttaaattCTGTAGAAATCTCACTGGGTAAGGAGCATGCAAAGTTTTGCTGTGGGGCTCTGGTAGATCTGTGTATGCTTCCATATTAATTTGATTGTCGCCCATGTCCAGACTGCCCATCTGACAAGGAGCCAGTGCTGAAGTGGACCACTCAAGGCCAAAACATCAGAGCTTGAGGACCAGAAGTcttgcccagggccacaaaagTGGTGCCTGCCACagattcaactgtatcacagtcctCAGAACatcgatacagttgaatattgtGACCAGGCATGGGAACCAAGGCCGTCCCCGCCTAAAGCCTATGAGGCAACACAGGCTTTTGAAAAGTTATGGTGCCATAACAAACACCTGCACAAGGATGCAGGCAACACAAGTCGCAGGCAGAAGAGGCCTCTGGCCTGCTGCGGAAACTGGAGCctgtgttgtttttttccccAGTCACTTTTCAGACAATACAAGGTGGCAGTATAAccactggggacactataactaatgGGAGTACTACAGGGGTACATAAGTACTGGGGCAATGCAAGAACATTATAACTACTGCAGGTACTTTCAGAGGGTCATCCTACTATTGAGTGCACTTTAGggggtgtggggtttcgctctggtagatagggtaagcaaacgcagtacagaggcaaaatacaagttcttaactcaaacatcagtgtttattcacacttgcggcagttgcacaaaacaacacgtcactttgcagtctttggtgttaattcacactcaaatggaaagttcaatttgcacagaccaacacgtcactttgcagtctttggtgttaattcacactcaaatggaaagttcaatttgcacagaacaacatgtcactttgcagtctttggtgttaattagtgatgagcggcaggtgccatattcgatttcgacgaaattcgtgaatattcaatagaatattcgttttatattcgtcgaaatcgaatattcgtcattattcttgttatcgtgattaatatgcaatttaaataatcgcgtattgcgattttaacttaaaggctactctcctattgaaatagcaatgcgattaattcaagttataataatcgaatttcgattttaacttagcactgctatattccatattcgttaattctagcctaatatggaatatagcagtgcttaagttaaaatcgaaattcgattattataacttgaattaatcgaattgcgatttcaacttggacctggtttactatggttggcttggtagacttagcgaatatgacgaatgtattcgtcatattccacaaaacgaatataacaaatgtattcgtcatattccacaaaacgaagataacgaagtattctgcatcttcgttttagctacctattcatcaactttgctaattctagcaatcatataggaaagtttactatagagacagctaagtttaattcgctatgcgattatatgactgtttttaaaaaaaaaaaaaatttaataattataatacctgataattattataattattctatttataaaaaaagcaaagtaatataatcgcatagcgaattaaacttagctgtctctatagtaaactttcctatatgattgctagaattagagaagttgatgaataggtagctaaaacgaagatgcagaatacttcgttatcttcgttttgtggaatatgacgaatacattcgttatatatgTTTtgcggaatatgacgaatacattcgtcatattcgctaattctaccaagccaaccatagtaaaccaggtccaagttgaaatcgcaattcgattaattcaagttataataatcgaatttcgattttaacttagcactgctatattccatattaggctagaattaacgaatatggaatatagcagtgctaagttaaaatcgaaattcgattattataacttgaaataatcgaattgcgatttcaacgtaattctcaaatccgacagtacattctagtatatggagacgttcccatggtgatggggacgctccatgagcacggaagtcggcagaagcggcaacgggcactgactggagcagccaggaagccaggaatccaaaggacaggtaagaacaactttagggaagtgggaaagaaaaaaatataacaataaaaaaaaaaaaaaaaaaaaaagaatattcgaaatatcgaatttatatcactatatttgaaatattcgcgaattagcgaagtgccgatattcgcgaaaaaaattcgatattcgaatattcgcgctcaacactagtgttaattcacacacagtggaaagttcatattgcacaagtcaccttgttggcagttctgcctccagtagtccacagcaggctttagggggcctgttttcccTGTACATGGGTCTTAACACTCCAGTCCGGCACAAAACCTCCGATCCCAACACACAGAGTCCAGCTGACTATTTAAGGAcatccaggtgctgccaaaactaggactggcacttaaactctaatccggtatttgacctcacctgcctggaaaccagcccagccacacatgttgggtggaaaatacctgccttcccagacaaaacccctcgCTGTATCacaggggccttattactactgaggagcTTTAGTGGGCcctattactactgagggcactatggggcattattattactggtggAACTGTGgagacattattattattgggcaaaatatggagggcactactaCTAACAGGGCACTCTCAGGGAGCAATATCACTGTAGGGGTCACTATTAATATTGAGGGCACTCTTAAATAGAATTATTAATAttagtgggacttttgggagcactgttACGATGGGGGTTTCTCTTTATGGGAATAATATTTCTTCCATATAGTATTTgatggcattggggagcacagcagacacagtattggaggtagcagtaggataacactgttgaggcactaggagagggaggatgatggaaaaattaGCAACCTAAAGTGACAAACTACAGAGACAAGATGAGGCTGAAAGTGGGAATGTCTGTTTTAAAATGCTAGGGCTTAATTTAAATACCAATCCAGCCGTGTTGTCACCAAATTCCAGCAactaatctaatgtgtatggacacTTTATTCTGTGCAGAGAAGGGACCATCTATGATACAAATCACAATGTAAAGTTTAGaacattgtcacgagggtgtcacaaCCTAACGTTGACCCTGTTgtacctggggtcagaaggtcgtgGCTACTCACTCGGTTTCAAGAGAttgctccatgacctagtggtgggaataTATTCTGGTCCAGGTTTTATTGCTTAGGTTTgggatcctttttgtcccatttaggaatttgcagcttttcctttcagctgttctctgacagccactcccagctactactgtatatattctcgCTTTCTGCttaccttgttgccagatataaaccttctttccagatcttctattctgacctcaggtggagttggagttgctgtggaggtgttggaactggtgctgtcagATCTTCGGTTCTCTCCTGTTGTtgtctcctgtttgttgtctcaCTTCGAAGGATTGTTtatggtgtttgtgttgtttgtcctttccctgttgttaccctaggtgtcagtggtttgatccaaatttattcgtgGCGAATCACGCTAAAAAAcggttatttcctggctgcagagcgcCTTTATactggtgtaaaacactgtgccttgcagtaacacgcatagggagtctgctgtggtagtgaaataatactgtgagtcagcatgacatgcagatgaaaggcgtcgctcttagaatcactgcacacttcacttatttgggcagtcacagggccaaaactgataacaaataactcaagtatgaacttacAGGTCGATGTAACCGCCAaggagaagcacactccttttacaccgtcgtcagctgaatccacatagatgtctacagaacctattttattaaacgcttatacaagtagagccccccgacagagtggagagggtgtcagcagtaagtttgcgctgacgtcactgattattttgccctccctctgatccgtcagaacaataactcccaaaaaatgaatcctgcctgtggagcatctgccttcactcggtcagcatttggtcagtaatccatcagtattgctaatgccaaaaaaaacaggagtggatccaaaacagagatgaatggaatatttgcatgtcttctgtgttttctacccactcctgcttttggctaccaaatcacaagccaattctgatgggaccatacaggccttacagctgcaacacagacaggatccgttgtgcgtctcatttttccttccttcggacagatcagaagaatggtcaaataaatgatgatgtcaaccaggccaaaaggcaaaatagtggccaagtcatgaagtggggagggtgggaacagcatgagaagtccaccgagtggccctatgacatagtgatgaggtggaagcaggaggaggccacagagtggcacaatgacagagtgtggaggtgttggcagcatcaggagaccacaaagtggcacaatgacagagtgtggaggtggtggcagcatcagaaagccacagagtggcagaatgacagagtgtggaggtggtggcacctcaggagaccccagagtggcacagtgtggagtgtggaggtggcggcagcagcagcatcaggaggaggccactgagtagcacaatgatagtgtggacgttgcagcagcagcatcaggagaccacagagtggcaaggtaacatagtgtggcggtgacagcagcatcaggagatcacagagtggcagggtgaatgtcatggatgtagtaggggagaacactaaaagacaacaagaaggaagaggaaagacactaggcctcaccgctagggaaggaaatgggtcaccacctataaaacccttctCCTGGCTCTAATGCCAatctgtatgggcacctctcaatggtagagatgcccatacacatacacaggaacctggaaaATCCTGgtaaccctcggatgccctaaaggtaatgacagggcagagacaacccgttccttccctggtgaaggaaccagcgtctcactgaggcctagtaaacaactggggggggatacaaaacacaacaagctgaacacttaacttctgaggatgatggatgaacaggacttcaacaaaaaccatactccagctcttccaaaaccaaatgaagctatccagagcaaggagtgatgggtaaagtcagattaaatagggagaggtaaaggtcacatgatccacacctgaacaggaggtgtggacataccagaaacacacagacaaagtgaaaccaaaagaggctgtcagatcactcatgtgcattcagactttcagaccttctaacacctgtcacagttgtgacagtgacatagtgtggaggtggcagcagcatcaggagaccacagagtgacccggtgagagagtggggaggtggcagcagcatcaggagatcacagagtggcaaggtgacatagtgtggaggtgacagcagggtcagtagaccacaaagtggcaaggtgacatagtgtggaggtgacagcagcatcagcagaccacagagtgacccggtgacagagtggggaggtggcagcagcatcaggagaccacagagtggcaagctgacatagtgaggagatagcagcagcattagTAGACAACAGAGTGACCCgaggacagagtggggaggtaagTGGCAATatgagtaccagctgaagatggtgggtga is a genomic window of Bufo bufo chromosome 1, aBufBuf1.1, whole genome shotgun sequence containing:
- the LOC120986618 gene encoding putative olfactory receptor 2B8; this translates as MNISKYRTVEEFILLGLTSQRNIQIVLFVAFLSCYLISLIGNTIIIILSRISYQLHTPMYFFLSNLSFLDIWYTSSIVPKMLINFLSVRKSISFNGCASQMFIHLSLGGTECYLLLSMAYDRYVAICKPLHYTNIMHPALCIKIAAGSWVGGVINSFVHTVLALQLPFCGPNVINHFFCEVPSVLELACADTSVNKTVIFFFAMLVVMGPFFLILITYGNIVSSILKISTSVGRKKAFSTCASHIIVVSLFYGTIIFMYMRPGSTHVANQDKMATLFYSVITPMLNPLIYTLRNKDVIGAFMDLTRKTIVLDKGYGH